GCGCTTCGATTTTGGGTCGAGGTTGTTTGGGGGTGTATTTAATTTGTGACTTTGCCATGACTGCTCTTTTTACCACTTCACAACTACCATTGTAGCGGCAAGCAAGGGGGGAAACCTTAGTCCCCTCAAATAGAGCACCCTTTTGACAAATAACTTCGAGTTAATGACAACTCGCTAATCCATGGAGACGCCCCAGCCGTCATAAACACACTCAAATTCTTCAGCCAAACTATTGAGGTTGGCAGCATTTGCAGCAGCTTCACTCATTGTTGTAAGTTCGGTGGTTTCGAGATAAAAGCCTTCCTGATCTTCTTCATCACATTCTTCGATTTCGCCCACCTGATGGCCAAGCAAAGTCAGCTCAGCACCAAGCGAATGAGCAGACTCTTTGGTCTCACAAAAGAATGTATGCTCGATTTCTTTTTTCGCTTCCATCCGATCTTTACGTTCGGATATCTTGCTCTCTTTTGATTTGGGGTCGTTGTCCTGTTGGTCTTTAGCCGATGTCATTTCATACCTCAAATACAGACAGTGAAATTATATGCAAAGCTTGGCGTTAAAACACTAAATTTTTACCGAGCGCAAATACTGTATTAGCTCAAGTAGGTAACTATCCAGCTCAGATACAGTGGCTTTGAGGTCGTGCAACATAGCCGAGCGTGCATCAAGCAGGTCTATAGATACTCTAGCTTGAGTAGTCATACCAGCGATAACTTTGGCGCGTTCTTTTTCGCTTGCCATATCTCGCCTGCTTCTATCAATAAGGCCGAGCTTGCGCCAGTGGGCAAGGAGGATATCACGTCTGGTTTGAGTATCAATTTGACCGGTGGGTACTTCGTTGATAAATTTCCAAATAACAGGCGAATACTCAGCATTTGGCTTGTCGGACAAAAGACGCCCGAGCATATTAGGCAGACCTTTTACTGTGTGCTTCTCGCCGCTTTGTTGTTTAAGTGCATAAAGAGCCAGTCCTGCCTGCACAATACCGTCGCCCAGCTCCATACTGTCATCGACTTTGGCGTTGACATCACCCAGATTAAGACTGCCCCCCACAATACCAGTGATACCGCCACTGACAAAGTTAGCTATAGAGTTGAGCCGCAAGGCTTTGTCGCGGCGTTCTTCCAAAAGTGCTTGCAAATCGTCTGCGTCAGCAATTTCGGTGTCGACTTTGCCAATTGTGGCGCGGATTTCAAAGCTCTGAGAGAGAATGGCTTCGGTCAGATTTTGTTTTAGTATAAGTAGATTGAGGCGGTCGCGGTCGGCACTTTTGGCCTGGCTATCAAGATCCCTTAAGTCATTATCGATATTGAGAAGACTGGCTACATGCAGTGCGCTAGGCGACAGATCGCTAAAACTTTTGACAGAAGGGGCCTTGCTATAGTCGAGAGTGGAGGGCAAAGTAAAGTCTTTGGGGTTTTCTCTGGCCACAGTCGGTCCTGCCGCCCCGAGCAAAAGGGTCATGAGCAAGAGCGATTGATAAAACCTTGTAGCTAACTGGCCCACTAATAAAACCGCTTAATTTTGCCCTGGGAGTCTATTTGCATATTGGTGGATGACGGTACTTTGGGCAGACCCGGCATGGTCATAATCTCGCCAGTCAATGCGACAACAAATCCTGCACCACTAGATAGTCTCAACTCTCGTACGGTGAGGGTAAAGCCTGTGGGAGCGCAAATTTTGGCAGGGTCGTCACTAAAAGAATACTGTGTTTTAGCAACACAGACTGGCAATTTATCAAAGCCATTTTTTTCGAGCCACTTCAATTTTTTGAGAGCTTCGTCAGTCAGTACCACCCGGTAAGCACCATATACAGTGCGGGCAATTTTATCTAGTTTTTCGACGATAGTGTCGTTTTGATTATAAGCAGGAGTAAAACTCTCCACAGCCGGACAGGCCAGGATGGCGTCAGCTAGAGGCAAGCCACCCATGCCCCCTTCACCCCAGACATTGACAGCACAGGCTGTCAGTTTACGACTCTGGCAGAGATCCAGGACTTTATCTACTTCGCTATCTAGATCGGTAGTAAATCTATTGACAGCAATGACCACAGGTAAGCCAAAAGACTGAATCACCGAGGCATGACGTTCGGCATTAGCGAAGCCTTTTTCGATTGCTTCCAGATGAGCTGCTTGATTTTCGCGGGTGACATTTTTGAGTGATTTTTCGTCGATACCGCCATGCAATTTGACTGCTTTTACTGTGACGACGAGCACCACGGCATCAGGCACGAGCTCTGGTCTAGCGGCAGCCACGATATCGCAAAACTTTTCAAAGCCAAGATCGGCGCCAAAGCCAGCCTCGGTCACCACATAATCAGCGAGCTTGAGAGCCAGTCGAGAGGAGAGCACACTGGATGTACCATGGGCGATATTGGCAAATGGTCCACCGTGGACAAAGGCGGGAGTGCCATCAATTGTCTGCACTAGATTAGGCTTGATAGCATCTTTTAGGATAATAGCCATGGCTTCTTGAGCACCGAGCATCTCAGCTGTTACTGGCTTGCCAGCAGTATCGCGACCAATAACAATGGCTGCCAGTCGTTTTTTGAGATCATCAAAACTATCAGATAGACAGGTGAGCGCCATTATCTCGGAGGCAGCAGTGATATCAAAACCGGTCTCTCGCAAAACTCCATTGCTTTTGCCACCAACGCCTTCGATGATGCTGCGCAGACTGCGCTCATTGATGTCGATAGCGCGTTTAAAAGTGATTGTGGTGGGATCGATATTGAGTACATTACCAAAATGTAAGTGATTATCGATCAATGCAGCCAGTAGATTGTTGGCTGACGAAATAGCATGGAGATCACCTGTAAAATGCAGGTTGATATCGTCCATTGGTACTATCTGAGAGTAACCACCACCAGTACCACCACCCTTTTGACCAAAAACAGGTCCCATCGAGGGCTCGCGCAAAGCAGCGGCGGCTTTAACACCGCGCTCACGCAGAGCCTGAGTTAATCCAATTGTTACTGTGGTTTTGCCCTCGCCACTTTTGGTGGGAGTGATGGCAGTGACCAGTATCAGTTTGCCGCGGCTCAATTTTTTGTCAGAGAGTATGCGACTGAGAGAGCTATAGCTTATCTTGGCTTTGTATTTGCCATAGCTCTCCAAATCATCCTCGGTCAAGCCCAGATCACTTGCCACATCCTTAACCGGTCTAAGTTTTGTGTTAGCGGCGATTTCTACGTCGGTGAGCTGGTTTGTGAGGTCGACTGGCATTTGATACTTCCATAGCAAGGACGCTCTAATTTACTATAAAAGCAAGCCAGGTGTACCTATCCTCTATCAACTTAATTGCATAAGCTTACTCTTGGCTTCCCCTGCTTCTATCAAACCTTTTTGGAGAAGCGGTTGCAGCCTGGCTTGACTGACATTTTTACTGAGGGCTTCGATTATATTTGTCAGTGAGCCGCGCAAAAACGCCTGCAATTTACCCACACTAACTGAGTCAGTTGTGGACAATTGGGCAAAGAGTTTGTCTTTCAATTCCACAAGCCTTGACAATTCTTGGGGTTCGAGACGGTTGCCAGCCTTTGCTTTTTCAAGCAATTCGATTGTTTGATCAATCAGCTTGAGCAATTCGCCGCTGCCAGCAAAGTCTTGAGCTGGCAAATTGAGCTGGGCTCCATCTGCCGATTTGTTTTTAAACATGCCGCCAACTTTTTCAAAAAGGCTACCGGCTCCAGAGAGTTGAGTCCAACCATCCCCGCCGCCGCTACCGGGCATGGCAGACTGAGCTGCGGAGCCACTCTTAGACTGTATGGAGCGTCCGCTATGACCATCTGGTGCGCAAGGCTGAGGCGGGACTGCCCCCCAGCTACCAGTAGAGCACTCAGGCTGAGCTAGGGGCCTGGATGAACCGTCAGTCCTGTCACCAGCGGCATAAACAGAGCCAGGGGCCGCTGCTTGTGCTGGCAAATAATGAGCCGGCATGGCACCATAGGCGCTACTACCCCAACCAGCACCGGTTGGCGCGGGCGGTGCCTGGTACACATCCTGCCACTGATCTGGTTGGTGCACCGGCTGTACAACAGTGTGCATGTTACCGCCACTGACTGTTGCTTCTTTGTCGACAGTGACATAGCTTGTAAATTTAGTCAAAATCTGATGTTTGACGGCTAGCGCAATAAGCTCCTTTTTGGCACTATCCAACTTACCTGGTGACAAACGCATCAGGTCTTCGAGATCGCATATGCGGGAGCGGCAATAAAGCTTAGCCAGAGCATCATCGCTCACTTTAGTGAGAGCTACTTTTTGCTCAAAAGGCTTACCACCAGCATACAATCCTGTTACTTTGACTTCAGACTTAGCCTCGTCACGCTTATTTATGGCAAACATAAATGTGGCAGGGCGACCCTCAAAAAGATCCTGGCGGCGTCCGGGGCTGATG
This genomic stretch from Candidatus Obscuribacter sp. harbors:
- a CDS encoding ribonuclease E inhibitor RraB: MTSAKDQQDNDPKSKESKISERKDRMEAKKEIEHTFFCETKESAHSLGAELTLLGHQVGEIEECDEEDQEGFYLETTELTTMSEAAANAANLNSLAEEFECVYDGWGVSMD
- a CDS encoding formate--tetrahydrofolate ligase, which produces MPVDLTNQLTDVEIAANTKLRPVKDVASDLGLTEDDLESYGKYKAKISYSSLSRILSDKKLSRGKLILVTAITPTKSGEGKTTVTIGLTQALRERGVKAAAALREPSMGPVFGQKGGGTGGGYSQIVPMDDINLHFTGDLHAISSANNLLAALIDNHLHFGNVLNIDPTTITFKRAIDINERSLRSIIEGVGGKSNGVLRETGFDITAASEIMALTCLSDSFDDLKKRLAAIVIGRDTAGKPVTAEMLGAQEAMAIILKDAIKPNLVQTIDGTPAFVHGGPFANIAHGTSSVLSSRLALKLADYVVTEAGFGADLGFEKFCDIVAAARPELVPDAVVLVVTVKAVKLHGGIDEKSLKNVTRENQAAHLEAIEKGFANAERHASVIQSFGLPVVIAVNRFTTDLDSEVDKVLDLCQSRKLTACAVNVWGEGGMGGLPLADAILACPAVESFTPAYNQNDTIVEKLDKIARTVYGAYRVVLTDEALKKLKWLEKNGFDKLPVCVAKTQYSFSDDPAKICAPTGFTLTVRELRLSSGAGFVVALTGEIMTMPGLPKVPSSTNMQIDSQGKIKRFY